In a single window of the Acyrthosiphon pisum isolate AL4f chromosome X, pea_aphid_22Mar2018_4r6ur, whole genome shotgun sequence genome:
- the LOC100163598 gene encoding uncharacterized protein LOC100163598 gives MFTLAKLAYYSCDESQRHWYNTVPKNCIKINIKSCCDDLIKITKGTKYINRLNTLVCASAAKHGHLDCLKYARLMEFSWDTRTCSTAARNGHLDCLIYSHENGCPWNKHTCSNAAHNGHINCLKYAHENNCPWNLSTTDCAAKGGNLECLKYAHRHGCPWDERACMLAASNGHLECLKYCFENGCLWDEDTCTWSAYNGQLKCLKYAHENGCAWDTNTCAKAASGGQLKCLKYAFENGCEWDISTSYKAAERGHLGCLKYAHKNGCPWNEHITYIAAARGNLSCLQYAHENGCRWNESTCAASVKNKNFDCLKYARQNGCPWDKATRTHVLNDKKLKKKTKDILCKGLVIDPNIEG, from the coding sequence ATGTTTACACTAGCTAAATTAGCGTATTATTCATGCGACGAAAGTCAGAGACACTGGTATAACACTGTCCCCAAGAATTGtatcaaaatcaatattaaaagttGTTGTGACgatcttattaaaataaccaaggggacaaaatatatcaatagattAAATACTTTAGTATGTGCCAGTGCCGCAAAACATGGACATTTGGACTGTTTGAAATATGCTCGTCTGATGGAATTTTCTTGGGACACTAGGACATGTTCTACTGCGGCCAGAAATGGGCATTTggattgtttaatatattctcATGAGAACGGCTGCCCCTGGAACAAACACACATGTTCCAATGCTGCCCATAATggtcatataaattgtttgaaatatgCACATGAAAACAATTGTCCGTGGAACTTAAGTACAACAGACTGTGCTGCAAAAGGTGGAAATTTAGAGTGTTTAAAATATGCTCACAGACATGGGTGTCCATGGGACGAAAGAGCATGTATGCTAGCAGCTTCTAATGGACATTTGGAATGCTTAAAGTATTGTTTTGAAAACGGATGTTTGTGGGACGAAGACACTTGTACATGGTCAGCATATAATGGACAATTAAAGTGTTTGAAATATGCACATGAGAACGGTTGCGCATGGGACACTAATACCTGTGCTAAAGCTGCATCGGGTGGACAATTAAAGTGTTTGAAATATGCTTTTGAAAATGGTTGCGAATGGGATATAAGTACAAGCTACAAAGCTGCAGAGAGAGGACATTTGGGTTGTTTGAAGTATGCTCATAAAAATGGTTGTCCGTGGAATGAACATATCACCTATATTGCTGCAGCCAGAGGAAACCTAAGCTGCTTACAATACGCTCATGAAAATGGATGCCGATGGAATGAATCAACGTGTGCAGCatctgtcaaaaataaaaatttcgacTGTTTAAAATATGCTCGTCAGAACGGTTGCCCGTGGGATAAGGCGACACGTACACATGTactcaatgataaaaaattaaaaaaaaaaacaaaagatatTCTTTGTAAAGGGCTTGTTATAGACC